The Nocardioides ochotonae genome segment GGGCCGACGAGGAGTCCTTCGCCGCCTGGCGCGACGGCGACGCCCGCACCGCCCACGCCGGCCAGCACGGCAAGCCCGTCGCCTCCGGCGCCGAGCTCCTGGAGTTCGAGGTCGTCCTCGACGTCAAGCCCTCCGCCTGATCCCTCCCGCCGAGTCGGCGCACGTTCGTGCCGACTCGGCGGGGGTCAGTTGACCTGGCGGTCGCGGCCCTCCCAGTACGGCGCGCGCAGCTTGAACTTCTGCAGCTTGCCGGTGGCGGTGCGGGCCAGGTCGGTGCGGAACTCCACGGCGGTCGGGGCCTTGTAGCCCGCGGCTCGCTCCTTGCACCAGGCGATCAGGTCGGCCTCGGTGACCTGCTCGCCTGGCGCGAGGACGACGAGGGCCATGATCGTCTCGCCCCACTTCTCGTCGGGCACGCCGATCACCGCGACCTCGGCGACCGCCGGGTGGGAGAACAGCACGTCCTCGACCTCGATCGAGGAGACGTTCTCGCCGCCGGTGATGATCACGTCCTTCTTGCGGTCCTTGATCGTGAGGTAGCCCTCTTCGTCGATCGTGCCGCCGTCGCCGGTGTGGAACCAGCCGTCCGCGAGCGCCGCCGCGGTCTCCTCCGGCTTCTCCCAGTAGCCCTCGAGCACGACGTTCGAGCGGGCCAGCACCTCGTGGTCCGGCCCGAGCCCGAGTCGTACGCCGAGGGCCGGCGCCCCGGCGCGCACCAGCTTGGCGGCTCGCTCCTCGGTGCTGAGGTGGTCCCACTCCTGGCGCGAGCGGTTGATGGTGAGCAGCGGGGAGGTCTCGGTGAGCCCGTAGATCTGGATGAACTCCCAGCCCAGCTCCTCCTCCACCCGCGCGACGGTCCGCGTGGGCGGCGGCGCGCCGGCCACGATGATGCGGACCTTGTCGCGACCGGGGATCGGCCCCTCCCAGGTCTGGGCGGCCTCCAGCACCGCGGCCACCACCGCCGGCGCGGCACACATGAAGGTCACCCCGTGCTCGGCCACGCGCCGCAGGATCTCTGCGCCGTCGATCTTGCGGATCACCACCTGCTTGACGCCGAGGCCGGTGG includes the following:
- a CDS encoding AMP-binding protein, with product MIVPFSVSDFIDRAVGVYADRVGVVDEPEQPAASQGALTCAEIGELARRQAARLDELGIGFGERVAVVSHNSARLLTSFFGVAGFGRVLVPVNFRLRPEEVQYIVEQSGARVLYVDPEIDEALGSVTCEHRFVLGNDDDLYAPPGAEPQPWEPDENATACINYTSGTTARPKGVQITHRNIWVNATTFAMHAGVSDRDVYLHTLPMFHANGWGMPFAATGLGVKQVVIRKIDGAEILRRVAEHGVTFMCAAPAVVAAVLEAAQTWEGPIPGRDKVRIIVAGAPPPTRTVARVEEELGWEFIQIYGLTETSPLLTINRSRQEWDHLSTEERAAKLVRAGAPALGVRLGLGPDHEVLARSNVVLEGYWEKPEETAAALADGWFHTGDGGTIDEEGYLTIKDRKKDVIITGGENVSSIEVEDVLFSHPAVAEVAVIGVPDEKWGETIMALVVLAPGEQVTEADLIAWCKERAAGYKAPTAVEFRTDLARTATGKLQKFKLRAPYWEGRDRQVN